ttctttttacgaaAGATCACCACGGATTACACAAATACGTGTTTTCACTGTTTGCTGTGAACATTGCACACTAGCGGCCTCGTACAATTGCTTTTCACCAAGCGGTGCACTGAAGCCTTGTTGCCTTGAGTCATGTGACATTAACATATTCACATCCTCATAAGTGACTGATTTGGAACGGACTACATCAATGAAACACAAATAGCATACAGCTGAGCTGACAGTGTGATATTTTTATACGCATTAATCTATAGCACATTCCAATACTGAGTAAAATACTTGTACAATAATAATTTCTCATGATTTCAGATTCATTTAGGCCTACTCGTTGATCATTGCATGCTGGGATTGCATGCACCATAAAGGATACCATGAATGTGGCCAAAACAAGATGTCTTAGGAAGCAGCATACTCATAAAATGCATTATGAATCTCAATCTTTACATCAAACGCTGACtgggttttggaacagagcgtCACTAAAACATAGAAGTCATATTTATATAATCAGCACTTTATCCATTACAGATTACTTCACAGTAACAAACAGTGTAATGTTAATGTAATAAGTAAATAATAAGTTGATCaaggttaaaaaataaagatgaaaATTAAGTTAAAACTGGTTGAATTATTTTGGCCACGGTAAAGAAATTGAAAAACATGTTGCCAAGTTACTAACCTGTTGCATGTGCATTGGGTGTCCATGCATGGGATGCATTCCTGGCAATCGTTGAGGGCTTGTATGCCACACTTGAGTCCGTCTTTGCACGTTTGGAGATCTGTGTTTGCGTTGCACGTTCACAGGCTGGATGTTGCGTGCCTGATGCATGCGTTCACGTGGAAGCGCCTGGAACTGATCCGGCCTCAACACCGGAGGTGGAGTAGGAGGCCTCTGACCTGCTTTGTTGTGTTGCTGGACGGGTTGAGAAGGTCCAGGGTTCTGGAGGGCAGCTTGAGTCTGTTGGATCCTGTTGTCGAAGGGGTTATCGGTCTGGGTGGTGTGTTGGCGTAGTGCAGCCTGAGTAAGAGGAATGGATGGCTGAGCACCAGTCTGATGTGGTCTGGTGGCAGTTTGCGTCTGAGGATGTGTTTGAGATGTAGTCGTTCCCAAAGGCAGACCAACGTGGTTTCGATTCTGACTTTGAGAGGTTTGGGTTTGAGGTACTGTAGGCTGTATTCTCAGCTGTGTTCTGAGGCCCTGTTGTATTACTTGGCTCTGCACATTTGGGTCCATTTGAGAGTGGCTGAGCACGTTGTGAGCGATTGGTCTTTGGAGGTCTTCTCTTTGGGAAGCAGGAGCTTGGGCCATCCTGGCTTCACGATCAGTCTCCCGGTGTCTCCCATCAGAACGACCAATGTGGTTTGGATTCTGACTTTGAGAGGTTTGGGTTTGAGGTACTGTAGGCTGTATTCGTGGCTGTGCGCTGATGCCCTGTTGTATCACTTGCCTCTGCACATTTGTATCCATTTGAGAGCGAAAGATCACAGTGTGGAGGTCTCCTCTTTGGGAAGCAGCTTGGGTCATCCTGCCTTCAGGTTCAGTTTCCCGGTTTCTCCCACCAGTACGACCCCGCCTTGCATTTCGTTGTGGAGATCTAGACCGCCCATCCGAGGATCTACTGCTGTCTGAGCTGTCGACTTCACGGTTGGGGTACGCTGGCGTTCCCTGCAAACGGTCCCAAGGCATCTGCTGGGGGCGCGTGCTGGTGTCATTTAACTGATTGTTGGTCCTAACGGGGCTTGAATGTCGAGTTCGCTCTTCTGAAGATTGTGAGTTGGCAGTTCGGCGGTTTGCATAGGTTTGGGTGGTAGGGTGCGAGTGGCCCGTCTGAATGAGGGCGTTGGATTGGCGAGATCCATTAGTTGTAACATTACTAAGAAACGTCTGTGTTTGATTACCCAAACTCAAAGACTCAGAGTTTAACAAACCATTGTGATGGTTGCTGCTCGTATGCTGACTATGTAGAGCACTTTCTCTCTTGTCTGCATGTTGTTGGATTGCCTGACTTGGCTGGTTTGCTTCTGGAGGGTATGTGTTTAAGTTGACATGCACCGTTTGAGGTTGTGTATTGTTAAGCTGGTCAGTACGTGGCAACGTGTTGAGGTTTACATGAACTGTATGGGCAAGTGCCCCAGGCTGAGAACTGCCCGTTTGTATGAGAATATTAGGATTGTGCTGGACAGGCTGTGGGAACAACCTCTGAGGGTTATTGTTTGGATATGAATTGTTGTTCTGATGCCCATTGTCTGGGATTGCACTGAAGTTGTGGTGTGTGTTCAGATGGTCATTATGATGGAGTGGGTTGGAGCTGCTGGGAATGTTTTGTGACATTGTGTTGATGTTCCCATTGTTGTTATTGGGAACGGCGGTAAAGTTCTGTGGCAGTGAGTTGTGTAATGTTGGATCAGGGTGGTTTCCATTGACAAGAGCACTGTTTGCAATCTGAAAAAAAAGCGGTATTGTTGTAAACTGAAAAACACATCATGACCTTTGCGATGATTACAAGGTACTTTTATGTGGCCATTAGGTTTtatgaaatatattacattagtTTTGCAATCCTTAGCTTGCAACTAGTGAGTATGAGTCTTAATATGAAGAAGTTTTAATATCAAACTGTTGTAGTTGGTCAATTTAATCTAGGACCTTTAATCTAAGATCTTAAATGAAATCTTTTAAccacaatattaataataataattattattttggttattattacaaataaccattattaggtaacactttacttgaaggggtgtgcataagactgacatgacatcttcataatcatgaaatgaatgtcatgaatatgaagttttcatgcatgtttatgacaactgccATTAAGTGTCATTTGCTCAATTATGTCCTTTTAATGCAAAGATAACATTATGagatgtctttgttatgacaacgtgacataaaccaatacatcataacctgtcagtgtctttgacATGaaaacttgacattaccaagacaacataacctgtaaTAAACATGAAACTACTTAGCTTTAGGGTTAACATTAAACTGTCAtatggttttgatgttgactgtGGCCATTAAactgtcatacatttttttcagtggcaaaagtttaatttatcattAAAATGTCATTAAGTGTTAATACTCTGTCAAATGGTTATTTTATAACagcattattaatatttttcagttcatttaaaaaaataaaaaaaaagtcctccgccagcttcaacagaaggttagataatagacaatttcaaatgttttaaaaatatgaacaggagttcgagaaataaaataaatcatttatttttaagaccTGTTCTCTAATCCGAAAAAAAGGAAACACatacacaaataatggccattacacaaaataaatatatattaacagcatatacacacataaaaaaatactgaaaaataACACTGTCAAATtacttcactttataaattatcatccgatatataaaaataagagaaatagTCTTTggagccccaccccgggctgaaCAGGGAATGGTTGCGGCTAGGTCCTGGGCCAGAACAGTATATATAGGTCCAACGTTTACGCCTGAACCCCTTTTGACAGTGCACAAGCTCACAGGATTCAGCCATAACAAACAGACGAACAAAgaaatggtaagaataaactcaaactattcaTTAAAGAGTAATCGCATTTAACTCCAAacaaaagtttaaataaagtatataaaaCCCAAAATAATGTTGCTGTGAGTTTTTCTTcttactgcaaactaaatttacattaaatacctaaactaacctgactgaggctcaGCCAACGTCCATCAAAGCGTACACCAAACCAGCggtgccaccatagacatcagATAGGTGTATATGATGTCTGTGGGTCAAACGCTATCATTTTGAGCTGAGTTTTCAATGAAAGGTACAATTTCCTCTATTATGCCATAGTTCAGGTCAAGAAAAATATTCATGGCACCGTTATAAAATTACTTGACAGAGTAATGACaattaatgacatgttaatgacaaattcaagtTTAATAATtaatctgttatgtcatgtttatgacattattttatgttatgCTATGTCTTGGTAAtatcaagttgtcatgacaaagacactgacaggttatgatgtattggtttatgtcaaagacatctcaaataatgtcatctttgcattaaaaaaatgacataattaagcaaatgacacttaatggcagttgtcataaacatgcataaaaactcctttgTGTTCATGACGTGTCacgtcatgattatgaaggtttcatgtcagtcttatgcacaccccttcaagtaaagtgtcacccattattattataattttttttttttattattatttgtaagagaatatacagtatatatattgtaaattatttcatttttttaagccATATCATCATGTcaacaaaatctaaatattgtacaatatacatattcttttttaaataataatatggcTGAAAGAAATCGATATAATTTACAGCCCAAAGAGGTATTACTCTACATTACACAGAACACGAAAGAAGAAAGTGTGTCGTACTGTGATGCCTTCATTCTGGTTTGTCTTCTGGAGTCCAATAGCATCTTTGAGTCTCCGATCAACTGTGAATATGAGCATATGAGCATGTCAGAGACTTAGCATCAAAAAGCAAAACAGCAGACAGAAGCATTCAGGAGGGACATACCGTTTCTTTGCCGCAGAAGCACaataatgacaataataataattatgagtGCAACAACACAGGCAACAACAATCCCTGCTACGGCCCCTGCACTGAGACATGTACCTGCGAAGCAGAAAGGTGAGATTTTACATATAAAGACTTAGATTTGCAAGCAGAAGACATAAATGGAGCCAGGGCATGAAGGGcaagggaaaaaaaacacatcagaAACATCAATAATGGAGCTAGAAAAAAAGGGAAAATATCCTGCAGAGGAAATGCATTGTAGGCGGATGGAAATTATGACTCCTTCCAGTATGTTGACACATGAATTTATCAATCTTGTAGTTGATCACTCTCTCCGGTCAAGAAAATTAATGTCAGGCCGAAGAATGAACTGACAGAGGCATCCATCACGGTGGTGCCACAGAGAGCCATTAACTCACCCACAATGGCCAGGTTTATCTGCTGCTTTAAAGCCCCTCCTGTGATGTCATTCTGTGCCGTGCAGGCATAAGAGCCACTCTGATTGGTGGAGAAGATCTGCAGACTCAACACACCACTTCCTGATTGGCCGGCGGTTACCGGCTGGCCGTTAAGTTCCCATGAGAAGGAGGCAGGAGGTAAAGAGGTCGACGTACAGGTGAGACGCACCGTCTGTCCCACCGTGGCATCTCCACCGCCAACACACTCACTTGAGGTCTTTGTCAACTGTGGGGCGTCTGGACCATCTGAGTAACCAATGATATTAAAGATTAAAATACTTAAAGGATTAATTCACTTCCGAATTAAAATGTTGATGGTCCCTTTAACACATTCTGCAATGTTGCAACTACAGtgttagaataagttgacatgtatagttgcaaagttacttatagtcagtagaatgtctgttgaaGGACCATCACAATAAAcagttagcagatattaaggagacagtctactaatactctaatgatagTTAGCtaacatgtagttgcaaagttcaaaatcgaccatcaaaataaactgTTACCAAATTTTCTGATACCCCCCCTCCCCAACACACACTGtatattctatctatctatctatctatctatctatctatctatctatctatctatctatctatctatctatctatctatctatccatccatccatccatccatccatccatccatccatccatccatccatccatccatccatccatccatccatccatccatccatccatccatccatccatccatccatccatattagcgatgtcacaatactcaatataatattgaaccgttcggtacggcattcacggttcaataagcgctggtgaattgcgttgttttttcggttttgcattgaattaattatttccatttccctccgtttgaaatatttctctcagtttatttcagctctttctgagtgtgcctgtgagtgtgcctgtgatttgagcaaatatccaatcatatgcactaaagttagggggtgtttagccgcgttttaaagattaaacatttaatttgcgtGCAAGGCACGGACTGTTTAATGcatgcactgttttgcattgagcgTGCGCAttaaacgtctgtcaaacagGTAAatactggacagtcttactgcgctaatactgtcaaacacacacaaggttaacatataaacacattcggttatgtctaaagtgaaagtaaaatcgggTGTGTGCGTCTATATATGAGATGtgagcaggtcttcaattgaaGAAGCAGCCTAGTGAACtgcttgtccttaaaggggcagttcacctctaaaatgatgttaataaaaaaaagacatttaatacagtagcttttaataaatgttttaagttaagcctacatttattcattcaatttcatacttaaatgctactgtacatctctgagctgccactgtaaatctttatcaatatttattttatattattcaatACACTTGGAGGGTTTTtaggtaaagttttaagtttaagtaagggagtttcaagtcttttaagtaaaataaagtgtattgcaataaaaataaattctccttaacctctttctgttcctgtcgcctaagaatagcaaaaaaacgaaccgaaccgAAAAACCCTGGTGAAAAACgggaggtatgtattgaaccgtgggctaactgtatttttgcatcccttatatatatatatatattataatataatttgccAATTTGTTATTTTCCCATGATTTTATAgggaattaaacatttttttatttctgcaCCTAGAaaacttaatttattaaaatcttaaagtTATGGGAATTTCTATGAGTAGACATTTTTTATAGAATTCACTGagaaattgtttgtttttttaaaagtgtttcCCGTAATGAGAAACAACTGGAAAAGTTAATTGATTCAAATTCACTGGGCATAAAAAGTGTGAAATCTGGATAACATTAAttcttattatattttattttattaaatagttTTAATGTATTGTTAGTTTATATAGAACAGATTGAAGACAAGCAGCAGAAATGCTGGATCTATCTGGCTTGGACCATATCACCATGATTATTTACCATATATACCATTTTAGAGTTGCATTTCCAGCCAAAAACTACAATATACACAGTTACTGTGAAACTCACCAAAAGAAAACAATGACTCAAGATGAATTGTCAATGACTCACAGTACACACTGAGGGTGGCCTTGGCTGTTTGGGCACTGACGGCGTTGCTGACGGTGCATGTGTACTCCCCTGCATCATCTCTTCTGGCTGGCTTGATGATAAGAGATCCAGCGCTGATGGTGATGCGGGTGTCAGAGGACAGAGCAGTGCCTCCTTTACCCCAAACCACACTGACCTCTGAACCGGCAGACCAGCTGCAACTCAGCGACACATTTACACCCTCCAGAGGCAGAGGAGGTAGAGACAAACTCACTCCGGTCACAGCGTCTGGAGATGGACAACAAAGACAGGGGAAGGAAGCTGGTTTACGCCACAACTTTTTATCTAACAATTCTGgcttttttttcctcacaattggAAAAAATATCTTCtagttttctgtcttttttttcttctgactttttttttaatatcttgTCATTCAGATTCTTCATAAGACTACATAAGTCTTCATAAGTCTACATCTTGCATgcaattctgtttttttttcaccacagaataataaaataaaaaggtaattgcaacattttgtctcacaattcagacttttcaGAATTGACCATATGCACAGAAAATTCTTAAGAACGCGAAAACAGTCATCTGCAAAACTTCCTGTGAAATGTCACTTGTTGGTGTGGTGATACCTTCAATTTCCTGATCTTGCTTTAACAGCATCAATAGTGTAGTACTTAGTTTATAATCAGAATACAGTCACTTAAATTGTCAGGCCTAGGATTAATTTAGTTATTCAAATGTAAGACGACATACAAAAAGATGCATCCCAGTGTGCCTCCTTAGCAAAATTTGACAATAAGTTTTCacctttaaatgtgaaaaaagcCTCAGCGGTGTAAATTAAGATTTGTGCACTGTAGTTTGATTCATTAAACAAAAAGGGAGAGGTTCTCATTTTCTGTGCAATTTATTCGCATGACAACTTTATGAAATCTAAcgattttataatgtttattatttatttaaaagaaaaatttgaAAATTAATTTTCCAAGAAATGGTTAATATGAGCTCCTCTGCCGCCATCTGCTGCTTATAGTGGTAATTATTGTCTTTTTAATTTTctatcaaatacatttttgttttctaTTAAATGCTGTATTTCCTACATCTTGAAACGTTCAGTTTTACAAATGGGGACAGTCTCAGTTTTCagtcatcacattaaaaataacacttGAAgtgctgaattttttttacgtGTACTTGTCCAGTTACAGACACCGTATTTATTATTCTAACGTTCCTATTGGCTTTAAGTCTTTATTGCAATTAATAAAACTGGTTTAGTGGCAAATTATGTAAACATGATAACtgcattaaaatataaatacaacattAAAAAGTCAACCATTGATGGGAGCTGATGGCTCACCGGAAATGCCCAAATCTGGCTTTCCATGactttgtgtgcccatataatcttagtgaaagttgTAAACAGATTCGGCTAGCTGTCTGCTATaaaggggctcggagaggatcttctgcccgagctccgattgcccctcGATAAAAGGCAAAACTGTACAAagaggaggagcaggggagAAGGGATGCTGCAAGAACTAACAAcagaagcccctttcacactgcacgtcggagccgcaatattcccggaacattgctgggtcgccttctgtgtcaaagcaaccacgtcccggaattgattactgaattgaacccgggtcggggacctagtaacattgcggggttcgatccgggacgagcgctgtgtgaacaaaagccaaaactaatgccgcaacgtgtacgtagttatcgtgcgactcctagagcttgttttttcaataatacaaccctgcagtgccagaagagctcgtctgtgttttaaacgcagagagtgttcgtatacaaaagaaactaaaattaaacaagcagaaatgtgcgcaaacttgACAAGTCGAGACCGCGGACCTCCTTACTATccacgctgaagctgagatcgctcgccgttatatcCGTTATCCGGATGTCACGTCTCAACTCGATCCgtgaccgttacgggttgtgtgtgaaagcgcacatattacggtattttgctggcagtgtgaatggaccaaatctagcgggccgggaacaaatgccgggtcgcatcatccttgtatttgccggaatcgcagtgtgaaaggggctagaaagaggtaagctgctggttttataccttagtattaattgaaagattagatgggcgtactcctcccgaaattcgGTTTAATAATTTCACTTCGAAAACCAGGAATATCTAGCAATTCTGaggaaaaaaagtctgaattgtaaGATAAAAGGTTGAAGTTacttttttgggaaaaaataagcTTCCATAACATGGTGAGTAAAGAATTCAATAGTTTTCATTCAGCATTGTGGCGATATGAAGCATCATACCAAACACCTTGAGCTGCGCTGAAAGGGTGTTCACACCGAGTCCAGTGGCGGAAGAGGGTTCGACAGAGACACTGTAGTTTCCAGAATCACGGAGCTGGCTGTTCGTGATTTTGAGCTGAGTGGCAGTGACAGAGATTCGGCCCTGATACTGCGGGACGGAAATTACAACAGGGTTACCGTTTGCCCACATCGCCAATGTAGTCCCTCCACTATCAGTCCATCTGATAAGGGACACATCAGACACCGGCGTCTGTACTGTAAAGATGGCATCTTTCCCGGATGCCACCAACACTGGTGTCTTCTCGAACTGAACTGGAACAGGGTTTAGACACACAGTGACCAAAGGCAAACCTATGGAGAGTTAGTGAAAGTTACTACAACAGTTCATACACAACTATGCACTTACAGGcttaaaatgtatttgcattagaaaaaaaaactgttcaaaTCTGTTAAAGCTCCACTCTAcagttttttagtttattcttagctaaaaacacttagttctttcaaaaatatatgtgctcattaatgtatatttacttctttcaagtaataaagtattctcgtaagtttataatctgccattgaaaatgcatacgggtgaggggttcgaatgctggtcgccatgttgctcctccatcttgaaagtacattagccaaagagggacatactttttctccatcatgccccgatggagttttggttccttgccactgtcgcctttgacttggcttgctcagttggggacactaaaaatatgattaaagttattcaacttattatacaaataaaatgtatgaattaggtcttatttaattctataaactataatactgatctgccaacattgtcgctatatgataaattaaaacaagctgataacatcactgttttctccagtacgactgtacagccaaatctaattttgtcgcaatattatcctgtttgacactgtgaagctgctttgatacaatcgtgattgtaaaagcgctatataaataaagttgattgattgattgaggtTATTAAAGCATTGATTAGAGTTTCGGTATGTTTAGTGCTGACGAGAGGGTCGCAGTCGGCTGATGTTA
This DNA window, taken from Pseudorasbora parva isolate DD20220531a chromosome 7, ASM2467924v1, whole genome shotgun sequence, encodes the following:
- the LOC137082560 gene encoding uncharacterized protein isoform X1, with the translated sequence MNILLHPVVFFSLISLPLVTVCLNPVPVQFEKTPVLVASGKDAIFTVQTPVSDVSLIRWTDSGGTTLAMWANGNPVVISVPQYQGRISVTATQLKITNSQLRDSGNYSVSVEPSSATGLGVNTLSAQLKVFDAVTGVSLSLPPLPLEGVNVSLSCSWSAGSEVSVVWGKGGTALSSDTRITISAGSLIIKPARRDDAGEYTCTVSNAVSAQTAKATLSVYYGPDAPQLTKTSSECVGGGDATVGQTVRLTCTSTSLPPASFSWELNGQPVTAGQSGSGVLSLQIFSTNQSGSYACTAQNDITGGALKQQINLAIVGTCLSAGAVAGIVVACVVALIIIIIVIIVLLRQRNVDRRLKDAIGLQKTNQNEGITIANSALVNGNHPDPTLHNSLPQNFTAVPNNNNGNINTMSQNIPSSSNPLHHNDHLNTHHNFSAIPDNGHQNNNSYPNNNPQRLFPQPVQHNPNILIQTGSSQPGALAHTVHVNLNTLPRTDQLNNTQPQTVHVNLNTYPPEANQPSQAIQQHADKRESALHSQHTSSNHHNGLLNSESLSLGNQTQTFLSNVTTNGSRQSNALIQTGHSHPTTQTYANRRTANSQSSEERTRHSSPVRTNNQLNDTSTRPQQMPWDRLQGTPAYPNREVDSSDSSRSSDGRSRSPQRNARRGRTGGRNRETEPEGRMTQAASQRGDLHTVIFRSQMDTNVQRQVIQQGISAQPRIQPTVPQTQTSQSQNPNHIGRSDGRHRETDREARMAQAPASQREDLQRPIAHNVLSHSQMDPNVQSQVIQQGLRTQLRIQPTVPQTQTSQSQNRNHVGLPLGTTTSQTHPQTQTATRPHQTGAQPSIPLTQAALRQHTTQTDNPFDNRIQQTQAALQNPGPSQPVQQHNKAGQRPPTPPPVLRPDQFQALPRERMHQARNIQPVNVQRKHRSPNVQRRTQVWHTSPQRLPGMHPMHGHPMHMQQVHRGRPRR
- the LOC137082560 gene encoding uncharacterized protein isoform X2 codes for the protein MNILLHPVVFFSLISLPLVTVCLNPVPVQFEKTPVLVASGKDAIFTVQTPVSDVSLIRWTDSGGTTLAMWANGNPVVISVPQYQGRISVTATQLKITNSQLRDSGNYSVSVEPSSATGLGVNTLSAQLKVFDAVTGVSLSLPPLPLEGVNVSLSCSWSAGSEVSVVWGKGGTALSSDTRITISAGSLIIKPARRDDAGEYTCTVSNAVSAQTAKATLSVYYGPDAPQLTKTSSECVGGGDATVGQTVRLTCTSTSLPPASFSWELNGQPVTAGQSGSGVLSLQIFSTNQSGSYACTAQNDITGGALKQQINLAIVVDRRLKDAIGLQKTNQNEGITIANSALVNGNHPDPTLHNSLPQNFTAVPNNNNGNINTMSQNIPSSSNPLHHNDHLNTHHNFSAIPDNGHQNNNSYPNNNPQRLFPQPVQHNPNILIQTGSSQPGALAHTVHVNLNTLPRTDQLNNTQPQTVHVNLNTYPPEANQPSQAIQQHADKRESALHSQHTSSNHHNGLLNSESLSLGNQTQTFLSNVTTNGSRQSNALIQTGHSHPTTQTYANRRTANSQSSEERTRHSSPVRTNNQLNDTSTRPQQMPWDRLQGTPAYPNREVDSSDSSRSSDGRSRSPQRNARRGRTGGRNRETEPEGRMTQAASQRGDLHTVIFRSQMDTNVQRQVIQQGISAQPRIQPTVPQTQTSQSQNPNHIGRSDGRHRETDREARMAQAPASQREDLQRPIAHNVLSHSQMDPNVQSQVIQQGLRTQLRIQPTVPQTQTSQSQNRNHVGLPLGTTTSQTHPQTQTATRPHQTGAQPSIPLTQAALRQHTTQTDNPFDNRIQQTQAALQNPGPSQPVQQHNKAGQRPPTPPPVLRPDQFQALPRERMHQARNIQPVNVQRKHRSPNVQRRTQVWHTSPQRLPGMHPMHGHPMHMQQVHRGRPRR